A genomic window from Acinetobacter chinensis includes:
- the alr gene encoding alanine racemase, translating to MPRPICAVIHQDALQHNLNIARQYAPQSKVFAVVKANAYGHGVERVYEAFKSADGFALLDLDEAKRLRQLGWTGEILLLEGIFSAQDLQVCLDLNLSFTIHSTHQIQWLAEFSQPAKFDVYLKMNSGMNRLGFPPEQYRAAWEKLNQLSNIKSITHMMHFSDADGERLGQSGIDYQYGVFEETIRDLPGDRTVSNSAAILRHSQQLLSNTVRSGIMLYGSSPDFPTHSIQDWNLKPTMSLRSEILAIQEIQAEQTVGYGSKFTATETMKIGIVACGYADGYQRISIDAPILVNDVLTKTIGRVSMDMLAVDLTHIPTAEVGSEVVLWGKSSNGVVLPVDDVAASSGTVGYELICGVTARVPFMLEN from the coding sequence ATGCCTAGACCGATTTGTGCAGTGATTCATCAGGATGCACTGCAACATAACCTGAATATTGCCAGGCAATATGCACCACAAAGCAAAGTATTCGCTGTGGTGAAAGCCAATGCCTATGGACATGGTGTTGAACGTGTTTATGAGGCATTTAAATCGGCTGATGGTTTTGCATTACTGGATTTGGATGAAGCCAAACGACTTAGACAGTTGGGTTGGACAGGTGAAATTCTGCTTTTGGAAGGTATTTTTTCAGCGCAGGATTTACAGGTCTGTCTGGATTTAAATCTCAGTTTTACCATTCACAGTACACATCAGATTCAGTGGTTGGCTGAATTTTCACAGCCTGCAAAGTTTGATGTTTACCTGAAAATGAACAGTGGGATGAACCGTTTAGGCTTTCCACCTGAACAATACCGTGCTGCATGGGAAAAGCTCAATCAACTCAGCAATATCAAATCCATTACCCACATGATGCATTTTTCGGATGCAGATGGTGAGCGTCTGGGGCAGTCAGGTATTGATTATCAATATGGCGTGTTTGAAGAAACTATTCGTGATCTTCCAGGAGATCGTACAGTATCCAACAGTGCTGCTATTTTAAGACATTCCCAACAGCTTCTTTCAAATACTGTGCGTAGTGGCATCATGCTCTATGGCAGTTCGCCAGATTTCCCTACCCATTCCATTCAGGACTGGAATCTCAAACCGACCATGAGCTTACGCAGTGAAATTCTTGCAATTCAGGAGATTCAAGCGGAGCAAACCGTGGGCTATGGCTCTAAATTCACTGCAACAGAAACCATGAAAATTGGCATCGTGGCATGTGGTTATGCAGATGGTTATCAACGTATTTCCATAGATGCCCCGATTTTAGTCAATGATGTTCTGACTAAAACCATTGGTCGCGTCAGCATGGATATGCTGGCTGTGGATTTAACTCATATCCCTACAGCCGAAGTCGGCAGTGAAGTGGTGTTGTGGGGCAAATCTTCAAATGGCGTGGTGTTGCCTGTTGATGATGTGGCGGCAAGTTCAGGCACAGTGGGTTATGAACTGATATGTGGTGTGACTGCACGTGTCCCGTTCATGCTTGAAAATTAA
- a CDS encoding Lrp/AsnC ligand binding domain-containing protein, whose product MRKLDRIDRMILEILQNEGRIAISELAARVSLSTTPCSERVKRLERDGVIMGYHARLNPKHLDRNLLVFLEISLSAKSGDVFEQVAKDLVEIPEVQECHLISGDFDYLVKARLKEMTAYRRLLGDLLKKLPSSASSHSYIVMEEIKECLYLDVE is encoded by the coding sequence ATGCGCAAATTAGACCGTATTGATCGGATGATTTTAGAAATTCTACAGAATGAGGGGCGTATTGCCATCAGCGAACTGGCTGCCCGAGTCAGTTTATCCACCACGCCCTGCTCCGAACGTGTAAAACGTCTTGAACGTGATGGTGTGATTATGGGTTATCACGCACGACTCAATCCAAAGCATTTAGACCGCAATTTACTGGTATTTTTAGAGATCAGTTTATCGGCAAAGTCAGGGGATGTTTTTGAGCAGGTTGCCAAAGACCTGGTGGAAATTCCCGAAGTACAGGAATGTCATTTGATCTCAGGTGATTTCGATTATCTGGTCAAAGCGCGACTCAAAGAAATGACCGCGTATCGTCGCTTATTGGGCGATTTACTTAAGAAACTTCCATCGTCTGCTTCATCTCACAGTTATATTGTGATGGAGGAGATTAAGGAATGTTTGTATCTGGATGTGGAATAA
- a CDS encoding RidA family protein, translating to MTQHHDIQNINPTQVMSAATVFNKVVYLSGQVPKNTDADITGQTLDVLATIDQLLASVGTDKTRLLSAHVYIKNLSDFQIFNTVWIDWLKDCVTPARATIQADLVNPDWLIEIAVTAAQA from the coding sequence ATGACTCAGCATCACGATATTCAAAATATCAACCCAACTCAGGTGATGAGTGCTGCAACAGTATTTAACAAAGTGGTCTATCTGTCAGGACAGGTGCCTAAAAATACCGATGCTGATATTACAGGGCAGACTTTGGATGTTTTAGCAACAATTGATCAGTTGTTGGCTTCAGTAGGGACAGATAAGACTCGCTTACTGTCTGCACATGTATATATTAAGAACCTTTCTGATTTCCAGATCTTTAATACCGTCTGGATTGATTGGCTGAAAGATTGTGTAACGCCTGCGCGTGCAACGATTCAGGCAGATCTGGTTAATCCAGACTGGTTGATTGAAATTGCAGTCACGGCAGCGCAGGCTTAA
- a CDS encoding D-amino acid dehydrogenase, producing the protein MRVIVLGSGVIGVASAYYLAQQGAEVTVLDRQAGPAEETSFGNAGQISPGYSTPWAAPGIPFKAVKWMFQHHAPLAINIDGSMWQLQWMAQMLKNCNAESYAINKERMTRVAEYSRDCLRELRKDTGISYENRSKGTLQVFRNEAQLEMVQRDIAVLQECGVPHELLLKDDLAKVEPALEHAKDKLVGGLHLPNDETGDCYLFTNALANLAKDLGVEFKFNQNVEKLVVEVDEIKGVVVNGEVLTADRYVLAFGSYSRDFLKPLELNLPVYPVKGYSLTIPIVDANYAPQSTVLDETYKIAITRFDQRIRVGGMAELSGFNHGLNTDRRGTLEMVTQDLFPGGDLAQASFWTGLRPMTPDSTPIIGATRFKNLFLNTGHGTLGWTMACGSGKLISDLVLNHKTDISTEGLSIKRYPHAA; encoded by the coding sequence ATGCGTGTAATCGTATTGGGTAGTGGTGTGATTGGTGTAGCTAGTGCATATTACCTCGCGCAGCAGGGAGCAGAAGTTACAGTTTTAGATCGTCAGGCAGGACCAGCTGAAGAAACCAGCTTTGGTAATGCAGGGCAAATTTCTCCTGGATACTCGACACCGTGGGCTGCTCCGGGTATTCCATTCAAAGCCGTGAAATGGATGTTTCAGCATCATGCACCGCTGGCAATCAATATTGATGGCAGCATGTGGCAACTGCAGTGGATGGCGCAAATGCTGAAAAACTGCAATGCAGAAAGCTATGCCATCAACAAAGAACGTATGACCCGTGTTGCAGAATACAGCCGTGATTGTTTACGTGAGCTACGTAAAGATACAGGCATCAGTTATGAAAACCGTTCAAAAGGAACACTACAGGTTTTCCGTAACGAAGCACAACTTGAAATGGTGCAACGAGATATTGCGGTACTTCAGGAGTGTGGTGTTCCACATGAATTACTCCTCAAAGATGATTTAGCCAAAGTTGAACCAGCACTTGAACATGCAAAAGATAAACTGGTTGGTGGTTTACATTTACCCAATGATGAAACAGGTGACTGCTACTTATTTACCAATGCCTTGGCAAACCTGGCTAAAGATTTAGGCGTTGAGTTTAAATTCAACCAGAATGTAGAAAAATTAGTGGTTGAAGTTGATGAAATTAAAGGTGTCGTGGTCAATGGTGAAGTTCTGACAGCAGACCGTTATGTACTGGCTTTTGGTAGCTATTCCCGTGACTTCTTAAAACCACTTGAATTGAACTTACCTGTTTATCCAGTCAAAGGCTATTCACTGACGATTCCTATCGTCGATGCAAACTATGCACCACAATCAACTGTATTAGACGAAACCTACAAAATTGCGATTACTCGATTTGATCAGCGTATCCGTGTTGGTGGTATGGCTGAACTGAGTGGTTTTAATCACGGCTTAAATACAGATCGTCGCGGTACACTTGAAATGGTCACACAGGATTTATTCCCAGGTGGTGATTTGGCTCAGGCTTCATTCTGGACAGGTTTACGTCCTATGACCCCAGACAGTACGCCAATTATCGGTGCGACACGCTTTAAAAATCTGTTCCTGAATACAGGTCATGGCACGCTCGGTTGGACGATGGCATGTGGTTCAGGAAAATTGATCAGTGATCTAGTCCTGAATCATAAAACTGACATCAGCACAGAAGGTTTATCAATCAAACGCTATCCACACGCTGCGTAA